A DNA window from Balneolaceae bacterium contains the following coding sequences:
- the recA gene encoding recombinase RecA codes for MSEKKDREKALEMAIGQIEKQHGKGTIMRLGDEASRNVEAISTGSIMIDYALGVGGIPRGRVTEIYGPEASGKTTLAMHVIAEAQKAGGYAAFIDAEHAFDPKYAKNLGINTDELLVSQPDSGEQALEIMETLIRSAALDVVAIDSVAALVPRAELEGEMGDAHVGLQARLMSQALRKITGIVSKTRTSCIFINQIREKIGVMFGNPETTSGGRALKFYSSVRIDIRRIGSIKQGDDVVGNRTKVKIVKNKVAPPFKQVEFNIIYGKGISRMAEILDLAVEFDIIQKRGSWYRYDGEPIGQGTDNAIEFLESDPEITDKIEKQVRREIDPDQQAEEEKAEGNGEEGENGGNGDDGDDD; via the coding sequence ATGTCAGAGAAAAAGGACCGGGAAAAAGCCCTGGAAATGGCCATCGGCCAGATTGAGAAACAGCACGGCAAGGGAACCATCATGCGCCTGGGCGACGAGGCCAGCCGCAACGTGGAGGCCATCTCCACCGGTTCCATCATGATAGACTATGCCTTGGGCGTGGGCGGCATCCCCCGGGGCCGCGTCACCGAGATTTACGGACCGGAGGCCAGTGGCAAGACCACCCTGGCCATGCACGTGATTGCCGAGGCCCAGAAAGCCGGGGGCTACGCCGCCTTCATTGATGCCGAGCACGCATTCGATCCCAAATACGCCAAAAATCTGGGCATCAACACCGACGAGCTGCTCGTCTCCCAGCCCGACAGCGGGGAGCAGGCCCTGGAGATCATGGAGACGCTGATCCGCTCTGCCGCCCTCGATGTGGTGGCCATCGACTCGGTGGCCGCCCTGGTGCCCCGCGCCGAGCTGGAGGGCGAGATGGGCGACGCGCACGTGGGTCTGCAGGCCCGCCTCATGTCGCAGGCCCTGCGCAAGATCACCGGCATCGTCAGCAAAACGCGAACTTCCTGCATCTTTATCAACCAGATCCGCGAGAAAATCGGCGTGATGTTCGGCAATCCCGAAACCACCAGCGGCGGACGCGCCCTGAAATTCTACTCTTCGGTACGCATCGACATCCGCCGAATCGGCTCCATCAAGCAGGGCGACGACGTGGTGGGCAACCGCACCAAGGTCAAGATCGTCAAGAACAAGGTGGCCCCGCCCTTCAAACAGGTGGAGTTCAACATCATCTACGGCAAGGGCATCTCCAGGATGGCTGAGATCCTCGACCTGGCCGTGGAGTTCGACATTATCCAGAAGCGGGGCAGCTGGTACCGCTACGACGGGGAGCCTATCGGCCAGGGCACTGACAACGCCATCGAGTTCCTGGAGTCCGACCCCGAGATCACCGATAAAATCGAGAAGCAGGTGCGCCGCGAGATTGACCCCGATCAGCAGGCCGAAGAGGAAAAGGCTGAAGGAAACGGGGAGGAAGGAGAAAACGGCGGCAATGGCGACGACGGGGATGACGACTAG
- a CDS encoding RecX family transcriptional regulator, which yields MKEEIPAELPGPITEIRPQKKSSERYSLFVGEAFVIGLSGDTLLEFGLKKGDLLTPELWRRLREAEGRGAVKSYMVRMLGRRDHARRELSDKARRKDLNHAFIDDVLDELERKGYLDDRAFAVSFARDKYELNRWGPSKIRAHLRKKGIGRADADRALEEVFEEADLQAALRGLVEKRRRHFLREEDPFKRKKKIFDYLARKGFRAGSIHACLDELTKLVSE from the coding sequence GTGAAGGAGGAGATTCCGGCTGAACTCCCGGGGCCCATCACCGAGATCCGGCCCCAAAAGAAAAGCAGCGAACGTTATTCGCTCTTCGTAGGGGAGGCCTTCGTCATCGGCCTGTCGGGTGACACCCTGCTGGAGTTCGGCCTCAAGAAGGGCGACCTCCTCACGCCCGAACTCTGGCGGCGGCTGCGCGAGGCCGAGGGGCGCGGCGCCGTCAAGTCGTACATGGTCCGCATGCTCGGCCGCCGCGACCACGCCCGCCGGGAACTGTCCGACAAGGCGCGCCGCAAGGACCTCAACCACGCCTTTATCGACGACGTGCTCGACGAGCTGGAACGCAAGGGCTACCTGGACGACCGCGCCTTCGCCGTCTCCTTCGCCCGCGACAAGTACGAGCTGAACCGCTGGGGACCCTCCAAAATCCGCGCCCACCTGCGCAAGAAAGGCATAGGACGCGCCGACGCCGACCGCGCCCTCGAAGAGGTCTTCGAGGAGGCCGATCTGCAGGCGGCGCTGCGCGGGCTGGTCGAAAAGCGCCGCAGGCACTTCTTGCGGGAGGAGGACCCCTTTAAGAGAAAGAAGAAAATATTTGATTATCTTGCCCGCAAAGGCTTCCGGGCCGGCAGCATCCACGCCTGCCTGGACGAGCTGACAAAGCTGGTGTCGGAATGA
- a CDS encoding rod shape-determining protein, with product MQTTEATDNQSQKKKGGLFDWLYTDIAIDLGTANTLIYSRDEGIVLNEPSIVALNMQNEPVATGHEARLMHEKTHKNIRTVRPLRDGVIADFEVAEQMIRGMIKKVQMKWYSSTRKMVVCVPSGITEVERRAVRDSAEHAGAKEVYLVDEPMAAAIGIGLNVHEPIGNMIVDIGGGTTEIAVIALSGIVYAQSVRLGGDELNEDIINYFRRNHNLLIGERTAESIKCEIGSAAPLDEELESVTKGRDLVNGVPRTRHVTSKDVREAISESVNTIVESITKSLEQTPPELSADILDRGIMLTGGGALLKNLDKLIMETTDLPVHIAEDPLTAVVRGTGAILEDLDYYRTVIT from the coding sequence ATGCAGACTACCGAGGCCACCGATAACCAAAGCCAGAAAAAGAAGGGCGGGCTCTTCGACTGGCTCTATACCGACATCGCCATCGACCTGGGCACCGCCAACACCCTGATCTACTCGCGCGATGAAGGCATCGTACTCAACGAACCCTCCATCGTGGCCCTCAACATGCAGAACGAGCCGGTGGCTACCGGACACGAGGCGCGCCTCATGCACGAGAAGACCCACAAGAACATCCGCACGGTTCGTCCCCTGCGCGACGGGGTGATCGCCGATTTCGAGGTGGCCGAGCAGATGATCCGGGGCATGATCAAGAAGGTACAGATGAAGTGGTATTCCAGCACCCGCAAGATGGTGGTCTGCGTTCCCAGCGGCATCACCGAGGTGGAGCGGCGCGCGGTGCGCGACAGCGCCGAACACGCCGGCGCCAAGGAGGTCTACCTGGTGGACGAGCCGATGGCCGCCGCCATCGGCATAGGCCTCAACGTCCATGAGCCCATCGGCAACATGATTGTGGATATCGGCGGGGGCACCACAGAAATAGCCGTCATCGCCCTCTCGGGCATCGTCTACGCACAGTCGGTGCGCCTTGGCGGAGATGAACTGAACGAGGACATCATCAACTATTTCCGGCGCAACCACAACCTGCTGATCGGCGAGCGTACGGCCGAAAGCATCAAGTGCGAGATCGGTTCGGCGGCCCCGCTGGACGAGGAGCTGGAGAGCGTGACCAAGGGACGCGACCTGGTTAACGGCGTGCCACGCACGCGTCATGTTACTTCCAAGGACGTGCGCGAGGCCATCTCCGAATCGGTAAACACCATCGTGGAATCCATCACCAAGTCCCTCGAACAGACCCCGCCCGAGCTCTCGGCCGACATCCTCGACCGCGGCATTATGCTCACTGGAGGAGGCGCCCTGCTGAAGAATCTGGACAAACTCATCATGGAGACCACCGACCTCCCCGTACACATTGCCGAAGATCCACTTACGGCGGTGGTGCGCGGCACGGGCGCCATCCTCGAGGATCTCGACTACTATCGAACCGTCATTACCTGA
- a CDS encoding TatD family hydrolase yields MLADTHCHLYMDAFSDDLPAVLDRAVEAGVGHIFLPALNLGSLPGMRALEHPDIRFYPMAGVHPTEINDGVRAGADELAEACAAPDVVAVGETGLDYHWDTDHKAAQQRSLRMHCEVARACGKPVVLHNRDSTDDLLDIIGEEQDGSLTGIWHCFNGSVEEGRRALDLGLHLGIGGVFTFKNAGVDLTVSQLPLERMVLETDAPYLSPEPCRGERNEPAFVRHTAERLAQVKETDLGEVARRTTATALELFGLQV; encoded by the coding sequence ATGCTTGCCGATACCCACTGCCATCTCTACATGGACGCCTTTTCGGACGACCTGCCCGCCGTGCTCGACCGCGCCGTGGAGGCGGGGGTGGGGCACATCTTCCTGCCCGCCCTCAACCTCGGTTCCCTCCCCGGCATGCGCGCCCTCGAGCACCCGGACATCCGTTTTTATCCCATGGCGGGCGTACATCCCACGGAGATCAACGATGGGGTGCGCGCGGGCGCCGATGAGCTGGCCGAGGCCTGCGCGGCGCCGGACGTGGTGGCGGTGGGGGAGACGGGCCTGGACTATCACTGGGACACCGACCACAAGGCGGCGCAGCAGCGCAGCCTGCGCATGCACTGCGAGGTGGCCCGTGCCTGCGGCAAGCCCGTGGTCCTGCACAACCGGGACAGCACGGACGATCTGCTGGACATCATTGGAGAGGAGCAGGACGGATCTCTGACCGGCATCTGGCACTGCTTCAACGGCAGCGTAGAGGAGGGGCGCCGGGCGCTGGACCTGGGACTTCATCTGGGTATTGGGGGCGTGTTCACCTTTAAAAATGCGGGGGTGGACCTCACCGTGTCACAGCTACCCCTGGAGCGCATGGTGCTGGAGACCGACGCGCCCTACCTGAGCCCGGAGCCGTGCCGCGGTGAGCGCAACGAGCCTGCCTTCGTGCGCCACACGGCCGAACGGCTGGCGCAGGTAAAGGAGACGGACCTCGGCGAGGTGGCCCGCCGCACCACGGCCACCGCTCTGGAACTCTTCGGGCTGCAGGTTTAG
- a CDS encoding AI-2E family transporter, whose protein sequence is MKNITLEKVVRSILALAGIVVLGMVLYNFGVLVGYAVIAMIFSYILDPVVNRMQTAGMNRTVAITLAMLGVGLILVWISTNIIPVIGNQMVELAAQLNIQNIQTIAQQVENRLVAQFSFLPDRFLSDNITDVLRELFTVGEVPAAVGNLIGIFTNLFAASLIIPFATFFFLKDGSKIRRDILSLVPNKYFETTLSLVDKIEARLGHYFRTVMLQSVLVALTSFLGLTIAGLNNSLSVGIAVGVANTIPYFGPVIGYFLSAVVSIIEVGDFSLVLPCVLAILCVQILDNVVFQPMLFSRSADMHPVAILFIIMIGAEVAGILGMLIAIPIATMVKITINQVRWSLNNYYVFRTGG, encoded by the coding sequence ATGAAAAACATCACTCTCGAAAAGGTCGTACGCTCCATCCTGGCGCTGGCCGGGATTGTGGTGCTGGGCATGGTGCTCTACAACTTTGGTGTGCTGGTGGGCTACGCCGTCATCGCCATGATCTTCAGCTACATCCTCGACCCGGTAGTCAACCGCATGCAGACGGCCGGCATGAACCGCACCGTTGCCATCACCCTTGCCATGCTGGGTGTTGGACTCATCCTGGTCTGGATCTCCACCAATATCATCCCGGTCATCGGCAACCAGATGGTGGAGCTGGCCGCCCAGCTCAACATCCAGAATATACAGACCATCGCCCAGCAGGTAGAAAACCGCCTGGTGGCACAGTTCTCCTTTCTGCCTGACCGTTTTCTAAGCGACAACATTACCGACGTGCTCCGCGAGCTTTTCACCGTGGGCGAGGTGCCGGCCGCCGTCGGCAACCTCATCGGCATTTTCACCAACCTCTTTGCCGCCTCCCTTATCATCCCCTTCGCCACCTTCTTTTTCCTGAAGGACGGCTCGAAGATACGGCGCGACATCCTCTCGCTGGTGCCCAACAAGTACTTTGAAACCACGCTCAGCCTGGTGGACAAGATCGAGGCGCGGCTGGGCCACTACTTCCGCACCGTCATGCTGCAGAGCGTGCTGGTGGCCCTGACCTCCTTCCTGGGACTCACCATCGCAGGGCTCAACAACTCTCTCTCGGTAGGCATCGCCGTAGGCGTGGCCAACACCATTCCCTACTTCGGACCGGTTATCGGCTACTTCCTTTCGGCTGTGGTCTCCATTATCGAGGTGGGCGACTTCTCGCTGGTGCTGCCCTGCGTGCTGGCCATCCTCTGCGTACAGATCCTGGACAACGTGGTCTTCCAGCCCATGCTCTTCTCCCGCTCGGCCGACATGCACCCGGTGGCCATCCTCTTCATCATCATGATCGGGGCGGAGGTGGCCGGCATCCTGGGCATGCTCATCGCCATCCCCATCGCCACTATGGTCAAGATCACCATCAACCAGGTGCGCTGGAGCCTCAACAACTACTACGTCTTCCGCACGGGCGGCTGA
- the purN gene encoding phosphoribosylglycinamide formyltransferase has translation MPSIVVFASGSGSNFQAVIDAARSGRIPASVAGLITDREGIRAIERAREAGIPVRVIPPGEQPGRQNFAGALLDALNTWKPDLVVLAGYLRRIPPSVIRRYPGRIINIHPALLPDFGGEGFYGMRVHRAVLEAGRETSGCTVHRVTENYDEGPILEQVTVPVHPCDTPETLAARVLEKEHELLPRVIRNLLEGERSSASGNSAAPSSQSQS, from the coding sequence GTGCCCAGCATCGTCGTTTTTGCCTCCGGCTCAGGCTCCAATTTCCAGGCCGTCATCGACGCCGCCCGAAGCGGACGCATCCCCGCCTCCGTCGCCGGACTGATCACCGACCGGGAGGGTATCCGCGCCATTGAACGGGCACGGGAGGCAGGGATTCCCGTGCGTGTCATCCCCCCCGGCGAACAACCCGGCAGACAAAACTTCGCCGGGGCCCTGCTCGACGCCCTCAATACCTGGAAGCCCGACCTGGTGGTGCTGGCCGGTTACCTGCGCAGAATTCCACCCTCGGTCATCCGCCGCTATCCCGGGCGCATCATCAACATTCATCCGGCCCTGCTGCCCGACTTCGGCGGGGAGGGCTTCTACGGCATGCGCGTGCACCGCGCCGTCCTGGAGGCGGGCCGTGAGACATCCGGGTGCACTGTCCACCGGGTGACCGAGAACTACGACGAGGGACCCATCCTGGAGCAGGTAACCGTACCCGTGCACCCCTGCGATACCCCCGAGACACTGGCCGCCCGCGTGCTGGAAAAAGAGCACGAACTGCTGCCCCGTGTAATCCGCAATCTGCTGGAGGGTGAGCGTTCCTCCGCGTCCGGCAATTCCGCAGCCCCCTCATCTCAATCCCAATCCTGA
- a CDS encoding 4-phosphoerythronate dehydrogenase — MINVLADRYLVELESLLPEGAELRTFDPADGWPGGQLDVDALLTRTVLQVDRPALQRFTSRLAFVGTASAGTDHVDLPALRERGVAFADAGGSNARSVAEFVAASLIWWTEAHHRPLAGLTVGVVGAGHTGGATAELLATCGAGEVRCYDPPRAARDSNFESCVLEEVLGCEALTFHVPLTEGGTWPTRGWLDAETLGRFSGSLVINASRGGVVDEEALLRWGRGGPSRRFVIDTWEGEPAFSERTARTAFLATPHIAGYARQAKLKASLMVVQDLCEHFGLTPPEVPARGSKVRAAEVEGHPSSAGQVLRQVHPARRYEEKLLELAGLPDGEKGTAFNRLRATFPLRDEFSFLALPYELLQAHHLLEKLGFHSAEA; from the coding sequence ATGATAAACGTACTGGCCGACCGATACCTGGTGGAACTGGAGTCCCTGCTCCCCGAAGGGGCAGAGCTCCGTACCTTCGACCCGGCCGACGGATGGCCCGGGGGACAGCTGGATGTGGACGCCCTGCTGACGCGCACCGTACTGCAGGTGGACCGCCCCGCACTTCAGCGTTTCACCTCACGGCTCGCCTTCGTGGGTACGGCCTCGGCCGGCACGGACCATGTGGACCTTCCCGCCCTTCGCGAGCGCGGGGTGGCCTTCGCCGACGCCGGCGGCAGCAACGCCCGTTCAGTGGCCGAATTCGTGGCCGCCTCCCTGATCTGGTGGACCGAAGCGCACCATCGTCCCCTGGCGGGCCTCACGGTGGGCGTGGTGGGCGCGGGTCACACCGGAGGGGCTACCGCAGAGCTGCTGGCCACCTGCGGCGCGGGGGAGGTGCGGTGCTACGACCCGCCGCGCGCCGCGCGCGATTCAAACTTCGAAAGCTGCGTCCTGGAGGAGGTGCTCGGCTGCGAGGCGCTCACCTTTCACGTGCCCCTGACCGAAGGCGGCACCTGGCCCACCCGCGGGTGGCTGGATGCGGAAACTCTCGGGCGCTTCAGCGGCTCGCTGGTCATCAACGCCTCGCGCGGAGGAGTGGTGGACGAGGAGGCCCTGCTGCGATGGGGACGCGGGGGACCCTCCCGACGGTTCGTCATCGACACCTGGGAGGGGGAGCCCGCCTTCTCCGAGCGCACTGCACGCACGGCTTTCCTGGCCACCCCCCACATCGCGGGTTACGCGCGGCAGGCCAAGCTGAAGGCCAGCCTCATGGTGGTGCAGGATCTCTGCGAACATTTCGGGCTCACGCCCCCGGAAGTGCCGGCCCGGGGCAGCAAGGTCCGCGCCGCCGAAGTGGAGGGCCATCCCTCCTCTGCCGGACAGGTGCTGCGCCAGGTCCATCCCGCCCGTCGCTACGAGGAGAAACTGCTGGAGCTGGCCGGGCTGCCCGACGGCGAGAAAGGGACCGCCTTCAACCGCCTGCGCGCCACCTTCCCGCTGCGGGACGAGTTCTCCTTTCTGGCTCTTCCGTACGAACTGCTGCAGGCCCACCACCTGCTGGAGAAACTGGGATTTCATTCGGCGGAGGCCTGA
- a CDS encoding tryptophan 2,3-dioxygenase family protein — MKLTYNNYLKIDELLDLQELRSDPQEHDEMLFIIIHQTYELWFKQILHEFGKLRRELKEGETWTSVKTMRRVLSILKTMVAQIDILETMTPLEFNSFRGFLDEASGFQSVQFREVEVLCGHRSPHVMKAYADKPEYLRRMEERMEEDTLWECFCIYLRRSGWEVDLPERANDKGLLYDPNPATQETLIEIMNSDPETAMLCELFVDFDEGMQEWRYRHVKMVERTIGNKMGTGGSDGVSYLRGTLHQRIFPDLWEIRSEL, encoded by the coding sequence ATGAAACTCACCTACAACAACTACCTGAAAATCGACGAGCTGCTCGACCTGCAGGAGCTGCGCTCCGATCCGCAGGAGCACGACGAGATGCTCTTTATCATCATCCACCAGACCTACGAGCTCTGGTTCAAGCAGATCCTGCACGAGTTCGGCAAGCTGCGCCGGGAGCTGAAGGAGGGAGAGACGTGGACTTCGGTGAAGACCATGCGCCGCGTACTCTCTATCCTGAAGACCATGGTGGCCCAGATCGACATCCTGGAGACCATGACGCCTCTGGAGTTCAACTCCTTCCGCGGTTTCCTGGACGAGGCCAGCGGTTTCCAGTCGGTGCAGTTCCGCGAGGTGGAGGTCCTTTGCGGGCACCGCTCCCCTCACGTGATGAAGGCCTACGCCGACAAGCCGGAGTACCTCCGCCGCATGGAGGAACGCATGGAGGAGGACACCCTCTGGGAGTGCTTCTGCATCTACCTGCGACGGAGTGGCTGGGAGGTGGACCTGCCGGAGCGCGCCAACGATAAGGGCCTTCTCTACGACCCCAACCCCGCCACCCAGGAGACGCTCATCGAGATCATGAACAGCGATCCCGAGACCGCCATGCTCTGCGAGCTCTTCGTGGACTTCGACGAGGGCATGCAGGAGTGGCGCTACCGCCACGTGAAGATGGTGGAGCGTACCATCGGCAACAAGATGGGCACGGGCGGCTCCGACGGGGTCTCCTACCTGCGGGGCACCCTCCACCAGCGCATCTTCCCCGATCTCTGGGAGATCCGCTCCGAACTCTGA
- the purH gene encoding bifunctional phosphoribosylaminoimidazolecarboxamide formyltransferase/IMP cyclohydrolase: MALQPLESLPETPLTPKRALVSVSDKRGLESLARALHAAGVEIISTGGTAARIRELDIPVTGVSELTGFPECLDGRVKTLHPKVHAGVLARTSHAPDREELARLDIEPIELVAVNLYPFGETVARDGVGPAEATEHIDIGGPTLIRAAAKNFAHVAVLTSPDHYASLIEELQADGTVSFRLRRKLALEAFNHTAAYDARIAGWFSGYCGEEVPSRLHLSLPHSQELRYGENPHQKAAVYGKQNRHIDCFHGKQLSYNNLLDVDAALNLMADFGEAGPTCAIFKHTVPCGVASAGTLREAWSRAFATDTQSPYGGIVAVNRPIDRETAEAIDEIFTEIVLAPSFEDEALELLTEKKNRRLIRITEPVDHTGVRQVRSIFGGALAQEPDHGPIRYENYEVVTKRRPTEEEVENLLFAWKVVKHVKSNAIVYARGGQTLGIGSGQTSRVESSKIAIAKAREEGLSLEGSAIASDAFFPFADGVEAAAEAGAESVIQPGGSIRDEKVIEAADRHGMAMVFTGMRHFRH, encoded by the coding sequence TTGGCTCTCCAACCCCTGGAATCCCTCCCCGAAACGCCCCTCACCCCCAAACGCGCCCTGGTCTCGGTATCCGACAAGCGCGGGCTGGAGTCTCTGGCCCGCGCCCTGCACGCCGCGGGCGTGGAGATCATCTCAACCGGCGGCACCGCCGCCCGCATTCGCGAGCTGGACATCCCGGTCACCGGCGTCTCCGAGCTTACCGGCTTCCCGGAGTGCCTGGACGGCCGCGTGAAGACGCTCCATCCGAAGGTGCACGCCGGCGTGCTCGCGCGCACCTCCCACGCACCCGATCGGGAGGAGCTCGCCCGGTTGGACATCGAACCCATCGAACTGGTGGCCGTCAACCTCTACCCCTTCGGGGAAACGGTGGCACGCGACGGAGTCGGCCCCGCCGAGGCTACCGAGCATATTGACATAGGCGGACCCACCCTGATCAGGGCGGCCGCCAAGAATTTCGCCCACGTGGCCGTGCTCACCTCCCCCGACCACTATGCCTCCCTCATCGAAGAGCTCCAGGCGGACGGCACCGTTTCCTTCAGGCTGCGCCGCAAACTGGCCCTTGAGGCTTTCAACCACACCGCCGCATACGACGCCCGCATCGCCGGCTGGTTCAGCGGCTACTGCGGGGAGGAGGTGCCCTCCCGGCTCCATCTCTCGCTGCCGCACTCCCAGGAGCTTCGCTACGGAGAGAACCCGCACCAGAAGGCCGCGGTCTACGGGAAACAGAATCGCCATATCGACTGCTTCCACGGCAAACAGCTCAGCTACAACAACCTGCTGGACGTAGATGCCGCACTCAATCTCATGGCCGATTTCGGGGAGGCAGGTCCCACCTGCGCCATCTTCAAACACACGGTTCCCTGCGGAGTGGCCTCCGCCGGCACCCTGCGGGAGGCGTGGTCCCGCGCCTTCGCCACCGACACGCAGTCGCCCTACGGAGGCATCGTGGCGGTGAACCGACCCATCGACCGGGAGACCGCCGAAGCGATTGACGAAATCTTCACCGAAATTGTGCTGGCCCCCTCCTTCGAGGACGAGGCCCTGGAGCTTCTCACCGAAAAGAAGAACCGCCGCCTCATCCGCATCACGGAACCGGTGGACCACACCGGGGTCCGTCAGGTGCGCTCCATCTTCGGGGGCGCCCTGGCCCAGGAGCCCGACCACGGCCCCATCCGCTATGAAAATTACGAGGTGGTTACCAAACGCCGTCCCACGGAAGAAGAGGTCGAAAACCTGCTTTTCGCCTGGAAGGTGGTCAAGCATGTGAAGTCCAATGCCATCGTCTACGCCCGCGGGGGACAGACCCTGGGTATAGGCAGCGGACAGACCAGCCGGGTGGAATCCTCCAAAATTGCCATCGCCAAAGCACGCGAGGAGGGCCTCTCCCTGGAGGGCAGCGCCATCGCCTCCGATGCCTTTTTCCCCTTCGCCGACGGCGTGGAGGCGGCCGCCGAAGCCGGGGCCGAATCGGTCATTCAGCCCGGCGGAAGCATTCGCGACGAGAAGGTGATCGAGGCCGCCGACCGCCACGGCATGGCCATGGTATTCACCGGCATGCGCCATTTCCGCCACTAA
- a CDS encoding thymidine phosphorylase, with product MGIKFNPVSIIRKKRNGGTLSGEEIRRLIQAYTADEIPDYQMSAFLMAAFIRGLNPEESAVLTEAMLRSGTVLDLDDIPGSKVDKHSTGGVGDKVSLVLAPIVASRGVNVPMISGRGLGHTGGTLDKLESITGFDVNVPPDRFRELLREHRMVMCGQTEEIAPADKRLYALRDVTATVESIPLIAGSIMSKKLAEGIDALVLDVKTGSGAFLPDPGQAEELARTMVSIGRRFGVETVAWMTSMEQPLGRRIGNWLEVEESIACLQGGGPDDVMEVTHTLAGSMLHLGGAAGSEEEGRAMSREAVVSGEAWETFLRLVEAQGGDVGLLRHPDRYPPAEHAFSVEAEEEGWLERLDAYALGMASLELGAGRRRKEDGVDPVAGIVLEKKIGDTVKKDETILRAFTNNNHAIEEVNAMLRDAFSVGQTPPDPPRLISGKVDERGILESAGKSDK from the coding sequence ATGGGAATCAAGTTCAACCCCGTATCGATCATCCGCAAGAAGAGGAACGGCGGCACGCTCTCCGGGGAGGAGATCCGCCGCCTTATCCAGGCTTATACCGCCGACGAGATCCCCGACTACCAGATGAGCGCCTTCCTCATGGCCGCCTTTATCAGGGGACTCAACCCGGAGGAGTCGGCCGTGCTCACCGAGGCCATGCTGCGTTCGGGCACGGTGCTCGACCTGGACGACATCCCCGGCAGCAAGGTGGACAAGCACTCCACCGGCGGGGTGGGCGACAAGGTCTCCCTGGTCCTGGCGCCCATCGTGGCCAGCCGGGGCGTGAATGTGCCCATGATTTCGGGACGTGGACTCGGCCACACAGGCGGCACCCTCGACAAACTGGAGTCGATTACAGGCTTCGACGTGAACGTGCCGCCCGACCGCTTCCGCGAGCTCCTGCGGGAGCACCGTATGGTCATGTGCGGACAGACCGAGGAGATCGCCCCCGCCGACAAGCGCCTCTATGCCCTGCGTGACGTGACGGCCACCGTGGAGAGCATCCCCCTGATCGCCGGCAGCATCATGAGCAAGAAGCTGGCCGAGGGCATCGACGCGCTGGTGCTGGATGTAAAGACGGGCAGCGGGGCCTTTCTTCCCGACCCTGGACAGGCCGAAGAGCTGGCCCGCACCATGGTGTCCATCGGCCGGCGCTTCGGGGTGGAGACCGTGGCCTGGATGACCTCCATGGAGCAGCCCCTGGGACGCCGTATCGGTAACTGGCTGGAAGTGGAGGAGAGTATCGCCTGCCTGCAGGGCGGGGGACCCGATGACGTCATGGAGGTGACCCACACCCTGGCCGGGAGCATGCTGCACCTGGGCGGGGCGGCCGGCTCGGAGGAGGAGGGCCGGGCCATGAGCCGGGAGGCGGTGGTATCCGGGGAGGCCTGGGAGACCTTTCTGCGGCTCGTCGAGGCCCAGGGCGGGGATGTCGGACTGCTGCGCCACCCCGACCGCTACCCGCCGGCGGAGCACGCCTTCAGCGTGGAGGCCGAAGAGGAGGGATGGCTGGAGCGCCTGGACGCCTACGCGCTGGGTATGGCCTCCCTGGAGTTGGGGGCCGGCCGCCGGAGGAAAGAGGACGGGGTGGACCCTGTCGCCGGCATTGTGCTTGAAAAGAAAATTGGGGATACTGTCAAAAAGGATGAAACAATACTAAGGGCCTTTACGAACAATAACCATGCCATTGAGGAAGTTAACGCCATGTTACGGGATGCTTTCTCGGTAGGTCAAACGCCGCCGGACCCCCCTCGACTGATCTCCGGCAAGGTGGACGAACGGGGCATTTTGGAATCGGCAGGAAAAAGCGATAAATAA